In a genomic window of Chloroflexota bacterium:
- the fabF gene encoding beta-ketoacyl-ACP synthase II, producing the protein MDNIKDRVVITGMGTLSPLGLDTKTTWEGLVAGKSGIDYITLFDPTDMETKFAGEVKGFVPTDYIERKEARRMDRFAQLAVAASLEAVESAQLEIDHTNDEDIGVIIGSGIGGLTTLFEQARILVEKGPDRVSPFLAPMMISDIAAAQISIALGTKGPNFCTTSACSSGSDAIGAAYELIRHGDAQVMLAGGTEAIINPLGITAFNALKALSTRNDAPKEASCPFDAKRDGFVISEGACVLILEKREHALKRGIPVLAEIVAYSATADSFHVTQPLKNGEGAARAMQIALKKADVSPSDIDYINAHGTSTQLNDAMETRAIKTVFGDHAYKVPISSTKSMLGHLIGCSGAAEAAVCILSILSGTIPPTINYNHPDPDCDLDYVPNIARKAEVNTALSNSFGFGGHNSVLILRRYSEA; encoded by the coding sequence ATGGATAACATTAAAGACCGGGTTGTTATCACCGGGATGGGCACTCTCAGCCCCCTCGGTTTGGATACCAAAACTACCTGGGAAGGGCTGGTCGCCGGTAAATCCGGTATCGACTACATTACATTATTTGACCCCACTGATATGGAGACCAAGTTTGCTGGCGAGGTGAAAGGATTTGTACCAACGGACTACATTGAACGCAAAGAAGCCCGCCGTATGGACCGTTTTGCCCAACTGGCAGTCGCGGCCAGCCTGGAGGCGGTGGAGTCAGCGCAACTGGAAATCGACCACACCAACGACGAGGACATCGGGGTTATAATCGGCAGCGGAATCGGCGGGCTGACCACCCTTTTTGAACAGGCCAGAATACTCGTGGAAAAAGGGCCCGACCGGGTAAGCCCTTTCCTGGCCCCGATGATGATTTCCGATATTGCCGCCGCCCAGATATCAATCGCACTTGGAACCAAGGGGCCCAATTTCTGCACCACATCAGCCTGTTCCAGCGGCTCAGATGCCATCGGTGCTGCATACGAACTCATCAGACACGGCGATGCTCAGGTTATGCTTGCCGGCGGTACCGAGGCAATCATCAACCCGCTGGGCATTACCGCCTTCAATGCCCTTAAAGCCCTTTCCACCAGAAATGATGCTCCCAAAGAAGCCTCCTGCCCATTTGACGCCAAGCGCGATGGATTTGTCATCAGCGAGGGCGCCTGTGTACTGATATTGGAGAAGCGAGAACACGCCCTGAAAAGAGGCATTCCTGTTCTGGCGGAAATCGTCGCATACAGTGCCACGGCCGATTCCTTTCATGTTACCCAACCGCTGAAAAACGGCGAAGGTGCTGCCAGAGCAATGCAAATCGCGTTGAAAAAGGCAGATGTGTCCCCGTCGGATATCGATTACATCAATGCCCATGGCACGTCCACCCAGCTAAACGATGCCATGGAGACCAGGGCCATCAAAACCGTCTTCGGTGACCACGCCTACAAGGTTCCGATAAGCTCCACCAAGTCAATGCTGGGGCACCTAATCGGCTGTTCCGGGGCTGCTGAAGCGGCGGTCTGCATCCTGTCCATCTTGAGTGGCACTATCCCGCCAACCATCAACTACAACCATCCTGACCCCGATTGTGACCTTGACTACGTGCCAAACATCGCCCGCAAGGCTGAGGTTAATACGGCATTATCCAACTCATTTGGTTTCGGCGGGCATAACTCGGTATTGATATTACGAAGATATTCCGAGGCATAA
- the recJ gene encoding single-stranded-DNA-specific exonuclease RecJ — MQPPIPRQYLANNSSIPPLVVQLLFNRGLKEPAQLTSFLAADQNLCNSPLLLPDIHKAVARIYQALLSAEPIAIYGDYDTDGVTATALLVQGLSALGGTVIPYIPHRLTEGYGLKTTALENLRQQGIGLVVTVDCGITSLSEVKRAKRMGLDIVITDHHTPLPEIPQAVAIVNPKMDGSEYPFTELTGAGVAFKLLQALYQSVGRGDQLEEVVDLAALGTVADMSPLLGENRYLVKEGLMMMNYKPRLGISALIDQAGAGGGNLDAESISWMIAPRLNAAGRLEHAMTSYKLLMTDSSIEARRLARWLEQKNAERQRLTASTLARAREQVLSHGISPLLMASDSDYFIGIAGLVASRLAEEFYRPAVVIKTGEKLSSGSCRSIPDFNIIAALKESRHLLSQFGGHSQAAGFTLPTKNLPQFEETLLNLATTQLSGVDLRPSLDIDTEVTLSKLGGDTFQMTQQMAPFGRGNPVPTYLSRHVEVVNCRTMGNSGEHLRLKLKQDGARWDAVAFRLGNCLADVAPALDIVYNLEIDRWQGKETLRLNILDFAPSSHSLESNQYNE; from the coding sequence CTGCAGCCACCGATTCCGCGCCAGTATCTGGCGAACAACTCAAGCATTCCTCCTCTGGTCGTCCAGCTTCTGTTCAATCGCGGCTTGAAGGAGCCAGCGCAACTAACGTCTTTCCTCGCTGCCGACCAAAACCTGTGCAACAGCCCGCTTCTACTGCCGGATATACATAAGGCTGTAGCCAGGATATACCAGGCCCTGCTCTCCGCAGAGCCGATTGCCATATACGGTGACTACGACACCGACGGTGTCACGGCAACCGCCCTCCTGGTTCAGGGTCTTTCTGCACTCGGTGGCACCGTGATTCCCTACATCCCGCACCGTCTGACCGAGGGTTACGGCTTGAAGACCACGGCACTGGAGAACCTCCGTCAGCAGGGCATTGGACTCGTGGTCACCGTCGATTGCGGGATTACCAGCCTGTCAGAAGTCAAACGTGCGAAGAGAATGGGTCTGGACATCGTTATCACCGACCACCACACACCGCTGCCCGAAATACCGCAGGCAGTGGCCATTGTAAATCCCAAAATGGACGGCTCCGAGTATCCCTTTACGGAGCTGACTGGCGCCGGGGTGGCCTTCAAATTACTTCAGGCGCTCTATCAGAGCGTTGGCCGTGGAGACCAGTTAGAGGAGGTGGTGGACCTGGCCGCGCTCGGCACCGTCGCCGATATGTCACCGCTGCTGGGTGAAAACCGCTACCTGGTAAAAGAGGGATTGATGATGATGAACTACAAGCCGCGCCTGGGGATAAGCGCGCTCATCGACCAGGCAGGCGCAGGTGGCGGAAACCTTGACGCCGAAAGCATCTCATGGATGATAGCGCCTCGCCTGAACGCAGCCGGACGGCTGGAACACGCCATGACCAGCTACAAATTGCTCATGACCGACTCCTCGATTGAAGCCCGCCGCCTGGCAAGGTGGCTGGAGCAGAAAAATGCCGAGCGACAGAGACTGACCGCCAGCACACTGGCACGGGCAAGAGAGCAGGTCCTCTCCCACGGTATCTCTCCTCTGCTCATGGCCAGCGATAGTGACTACTTTATCGGCATTGCCGGGCTGGTAGCCAGCCGGCTTGCTGAAGAATTTTACCGCCCGGCTGTGGTCATCAAAACGGGTGAAAAATTGAGCAGCGGCAGCTGCCGCAGTATTCCGGATTTCAATATCATTGCTGCCCTGAAGGAAAGCCGGCACCTGCTTTCGCAGTTCGGCGGTCACTCTCAGGCGGCTGGCTTCACACTGCCCACCAAAAACCTGCCGCAATTTGAGGAAACACTTTTGAACCTGGCCACCACCCAGCTCAGCGGAGTTGACCTGCGCCCCAGCCTCGATATTGACACCGAGGTTACACTGTCCAAACTCGGTGGAGATACCTTCCAGATGACGCAGCAAATGGCGCCTTTCGGTCGCGGCAACCCGGTACCCACCTATCTCAGTCGGCACGTTGAGGTGGTCAACTGCCGTACCATGGGTAACAGTGGTGAACACCTGCGCTTGAAACTCAAACAGGATGGTGCCAGATGGGATGCTGTGGCCTTCCGGCTGGGCAACTGCCTGGCAGATGTCGCCCCGGCTCTGGATATCGTATATAATCTGGAAATAGACCGCTGGCAGGGAAAGGAAACGCTCAGGCTTAATATTCTGGATTTCGCTCCATCGAGTCACTCTTTAGAAAGCAATCAGTACAATGAATAA
- a CDS encoding glycerol-3-phosphate acyltransferase, translating into MNNQIALIIIATVCAYVIGSIPSAYIMGRLRKGVDIRQIGSRNMGAMNVFYQIGFVEGLTVLAMDIGKGVAAVALARWLGVPLYAQLLAAAAVVVGHGYTVFLKFRGGRGGATCIGILIYLMPWGIPFYAATFGLSLLLTRYPTLSYSLAFLCFPFVAWLKYHSVEFIIFSIGILLLPSIKYIPRIREMHTRGGSWRHVFLRKGLKDRL; encoded by the coding sequence ATGAATAACCAGATAGCACTCATTATCATCGCCACTGTCTGCGCCTATGTCATCGGCTCCATCCCATCGGCGTATATCATGGGCCGACTGCGCAAAGGCGTGGATATTCGCCAGATAGGGAGTCGGAACATGGGGGCAATGAACGTATTCTACCAGATTGGGTTTGTGGAGGGACTTACGGTTCTGGCGATGGACATTGGCAAGGGGGTGGCGGCGGTGGCACTGGCCCGCTGGCTGGGCGTGCCACTCTATGCTCAACTACTGGCCGCAGCCGCCGTCGTGGTGGGTCACGGTTACACTGTCTTTTTAAAATTCCGGGGCGGGAGAGGAGGTGCCACCTGTATTGGTATTCTTATCTACCTCATGCCGTGGGGTATACCTTTCTACGCTGCCACCTTCGGGCTCAGCCTGCTGCTGACACGCTACCCCACTTTAAGCTACAGCCTGGCTTTTCTCTGCTTCCCCTTTGTTGCCTGGCTGAAATACCACTCTGTTGAATTCATTATCTTTTCCATCGGTATACTGCTTCTTCCCTCCATCAAATATATCCCAAGAATAAGGGAAATGCACACCAGGGGAGGCAGCTGGCGCCACGTCTTTCTCCGCAAAGGTCTGAAAGACAGGCTTTAG